TGTTCTGGGTGCCGCAGAACGGCAGCATCGGTTTGGGGCTGTCGATAATGAGCTACAACGGCCGTGTGTATTTCGGCCTGATTGCGGATGGCAAGCGCGTTTCCGATCCCGATGCGGTGACACAACGTTTTGCGCAGGAGTTCGAGAAATTGTTGCTGCTGACCTTGCTCGAAGACTGGAGCGACGAGATCAGCGCCGCGGGCGTGGATGCGCTCGTAACGCGCTACAACGCGAATGTATCGGCGCTGGCGGCATCGAAATCTGCAGCGCCGAAGTCAGCCAAGTCAGCCCGCAAACCCGCATCAAAATCGACACCGCGCAAAACTGTGGCGAGCAAAAAATCCGCGCGGAAACCGGCGAGGGTTGTTTAAATGTTTTATCAGGGTGAGCCAAATCCTGCGCTGGCGTGGCACACTCCAGCGATGGGATAAGTAGTGAGTCAAATCGCGAAGGCACGCACGTCGAATGCTTTTAAATAAGCGCTATCGGAGAACGTGAAATGCCTAACGCGTACGATGAAATGCTGGATGGGAAAGGCAAGACGCGCGCGCATTACCGTGCGTTCGGCAAATGGTTGGAGCAGGCGCCACCGGCGCGCATCGCGCAGCGTCGCACCGAAGCGGAGCTGGCATTCCATCGCGTCGGCATTACCTTCGCGGTATACGGTGAAGATGCGGGCACCGAGCGGCTGATTCCGTTCGATATCGTGCCGCGCATTATTCCCGCGGCGGAATGGCAGGTGCTCGAACGCGGCCTCAAACAACGAGTGCAGGCGCTGAATTTTTTCCTGCACGATATCTATCACGAGCAGCGCATTCTCAAGGCCGGCATCTTGCCGCCGGAACTCGTGCTGCAGAACTCGCAATTTCGCCCCGAAATGGTTGGCACCGATGTGCCCGGCAACATCTATGCGCACATCGCCGGCATCGATATCGTGCGTGCCGGCGCCGGCGAATATTACGTGCTCGAAGACAATCTGCGCGTGCCGTCCGGTGTTTCCTACATGCTCGAAAACCGCAAGATGATGATGCGGCTTTTCCCCGAGCTTTTTGCCAGCCAGCAGATCGCGCCGGTCGAGCATTTTCCCGATGTGCTGCTCGATAACCTGCGTTCGGTCGCGCCCGAAGGTGTCGATAATCCAACCGTCGCCGTGCTCACGCCGGGCGCGCACAACTCGGCGTATTTCGAGCATGCGTTCCTCGCGCAGCAGATGGGTGTGGAACTGGTCGAAGGTCAGGATTTGTGTGCGCAGGACAACATGATTTTCATGCGCACCACGCGTGGCCTGCAGCGTGTGCATGTGATCTATCGTCGGCTTGATGATGACTATCTCGATCCGAACGTGTTCCGCAAGGATTCGCTGCTCGGTTTGCCGGGTTTGTACGCCGCCTACAAGGCCGGCAAGGTCACGTTGGCGAACGCGATCGGCACGGGCGTGGCGGATGACAAATCGACCTACGTGCATGTGCCCGAGATGATCCGGTTTTATCTCGACGAACAGCCGATTCTCAACAACGTGCCGACGTGGCAATTACGCAAGCCCGATGACTGCCGTTACGTGCTCGAACACCTTGCCGAACTGGTGGTGAAAGAAGTCCACGGTGCCGGTGGTTACGGCATGCTCGTTGGGCCGGCGGCGAGTAAAAAACAGCTCGCGGATTTCCGTCGGCGCATTCTCGCCGAGCCGCAAAAATACATCGCGCAGCCGACGTTGGCATTGTCTACATGCCCGACCTTTGTCGATGCCGGCATCGCGCCGCGGCATGTGGATTTTCGCCCGTACGTGCTGTCGGGCCGCAGCATCCATGTCGTGCCCGGCGGGCTCACACGTGTGGCGCTGACCGAAGGCTCGCTCGTGGTCAATTCGTCACAAGGCGGCGGCACCAAAGATACCTGGATCGTGGAGGTCTGAATGTTGTGTCGAACGGCGAATGAACTGTACTGGATGTCGCGGCATATCGAACGTGCCGAAAACACTGCGCGGCTGATCGACCTGACCCAACGCATCGCGTTGCTGCCCGAGCGTTTCGAGCGCGGCGCCGCGGGCGTGACGGTGTGGGGCAAGGCGCTCGAAGCGTTTGGTATCGAGAAGGAATACGCGCGTTTGTACGGCGCGGTGAACGCGCAGAAAGTGCTGCGTTTCATGATTTTCGATGCGCTGAATCCGTCGTCGATCTACAGCTGCCTGCAATCCGCACGCGAATCGGCGCGCTCGCAACGCGGCGCGATCACGGCGGAGATGTACGAAGATCTGAATTCATCGTGGCTCAGCATTCGCGCATTGAGTTGGGAGCAATTGGTCAGCGATGGCCTGCAGGTTTTTCTCGATCGCGTGAAGCAACGTTCGGCGTCGTTTCGTGGCATCACGATCGGCACGATGGGGCGCGACGAGGCCTATCATTTTCTGAGCCTCGGCACGTTTATCGAACGCGCCGATTGCACCGTGCGCCTGCTCGACATCAAGTACAGCGTGCCCGGCGCCGGCGACAAACACGAGGTGCGCAACGCGGTCGATTATTACCAGTGGAGTTCGATGCTGCATGCGATTTCGGCCTTCGAAACCTACCGCCGCATCTACAAAGACACGGTGCGCCCGAAAAGAGTCGCCGAGCTGCTGATTCTACGCGAGGACATGCCACGCTCGCTGGTCGTATGCACAGTCGCGATCCACAACATCCTCAGCTCACTCGTGCATGGCGAGCGCGCCGAAGTGGTGCGCCAGGCCGGCGCGCTCGCCGCGGAATTGCGCTACGGCCGGATCGACGCGATTCTCGAACAAGGCATGCAGACCTATCTGGACGGCTATATCGAGCGGCTTTATCTGCTCGCGGATGAAGTCAATCGCGAATTCATGACGTCAACCGATCGGATCGCGGCATGAAACGGCTGCGGTCGACAGCAGCGCGCATGCTAGAATTTCGCACTCCGCAAATCCTCCTGCCTGACCTGTTCCGATGACGTATTGCGTAGCGATGAAGCTCGATAGTGGCATGGTGTTCGCGTCCGATTCGCGCACCAACGCCGGCATCGACAATATTTCCAAATTCGGCAAGATGCGCGTGTTTACGCGTGTCGGCCAGCGTGTGATCGTGACTTTGTCGGCAGGCAATTTGTCGATCACGCAGAGCGCGCTGAACCTACTCGAACAACGTGCGCGCACCAATCCGGACGCACTGGGAATCTGGAATGCAATCTCGCTGTACGACATCGCCGGCCTGCTCGGCGAAGCGATGCGCGAGGTGAAAAACCGCGACGGCGAATTCCTGCGCCAGAACAATATCGACGCCTCGGCATCGTTCATCGTCGGCGGCCAGATCGCGGGCGAAACGCAGCGATTATTCCAAGTTTATTCGGAAGGTAATTTCATCGAGGCATCGCTCGAAACGCCGTATTTCCAGATCGGCGAAATCAAGTACGGCAAGCCGATCATCGATCGCATTCTCACGCCCGCCACCGACCTCACCGAAGCGACGCAATGCACGCTGGTATCGTTCGACTCGACCATGCGCTCGAACGTTTCGGTCGGTCTGCCGATCGATCTTCTGGTCTATCGCAACGATAGTTTGAGTGTGGATATCCAGCAACGCATCGAAGACGGCGACCCGTATTTCAGCCAGCTCGCCACACGCTGGAGCGAAGGCCTGCGCGGCGTATTCGTGAACTTGCCGAAGCCGGATTGGCTGACGCCGAAAATCTGACTGTCTGGTTGCGTCGTGCTCAGGATTTTGCGCAAGCAAAAGGGCCTTGGGCATGCAGCAAAGCATGGCTCATGAAAGCCTAACTATGGTTATCAGAAATTGATCAGACGTATCGCTACGGGAAAAGGCCGCGAGCTGGCGACCTCTCCTCCTGCACCGTGAAGCTTGGCTAGTGGCTCCGGCTGATAGCTGTTTCCTTAAATTGCGGGCTGTGTAGATAGGTGGTTTTGGTGCAAAGAATTGGCGTGGGGAAGCTCCTGAAGTGTTACCTCAGAGTGTCCAATAAATTGCAGGAGCTATCGTTGAATCTCGTCTTCACAGCGCAAACTCTTTGGCTTCAAGTGTTGGGTCTAGCGGGAGATCAAGGAGTTCTTGTAGCAACTCCTGCCGGAATGATTGCTCTTGCGCAGCACCAGGAGCGTGAAATGCGTATCTTGTGCGTAGATACATTGGCAAGCCCTTTTCGATGTCGTCTGCGCGAACTACCACTTGATACTTCGTGCTCTCCGGCGGCAGACCAGCCAAGTCCCCCTGAATAATCATTGTTTCCCAGCCGACGCCACCGAGGCGACCATCTGCTTTTTGCTTGTATGACTCGTCACAGACGACGACCACTTTTCGCGCCATCGCGAGTTCGTTACACATCCATTGGGGAAGATCCATACCGCGGCGAAGGTGGAACTTGTCTAGG
The sequence above is drawn from the Pseudolysobacter antarcticus genome and encodes:
- a CDS encoding peptidase, whose amino-acid sequence is MTYCVAMKLDSGMVFASDSRTNAGIDNISKFGKMRVFTRVGQRVIVTLSAGNLSITQSALNLLEQRARTNPDALGIWNAISLYDIAGLLGEAMREVKNRDGEFLRQNNIDASASFIVGGQIAGETQRLFQVYSEGNFIEASLETPYFQIGEIKYGKPIIDRILTPATDLTEATQCTLVSFDSTMRSNVSVGLPIDLLVYRNDSLSVDIQQRIEDGDPYFSQLATRWSEGLRGVFVNLPKPDWLTPKI
- a CDS encoding circularly permuted type 2 ATP-grasp protein; its protein translation is MPNAYDEMLDGKGKTRAHYRAFGKWLEQAPPARIAQRRTEAELAFHRVGITFAVYGEDAGTERLIPFDIVPRIIPAAEWQVLERGLKQRVQALNFFLHDIYHEQRILKAGILPPELVLQNSQFRPEMVGTDVPGNIYAHIAGIDIVRAGAGEYYVLEDNLRVPSGVSYMLENRKMMMRLFPELFASQQIAPVEHFPDVLLDNLRSVAPEGVDNPTVAVLTPGAHNSAYFEHAFLAQQMGVELVEGQDLCAQDNMIFMRTTRGLQRVHVIYRRLDDDYLDPNVFRKDSLLGLPGLYAAYKAGKVTLANAIGTGVADDKSTYVHVPEMIRFYLDEQPILNNVPTWQLRKPDDCRYVLEHLAELVVKEVHGAGGYGMLVGPAASKKQLADFRRRILAEPQKYIAQPTLALSTCPTFVDAGIAPRHVDFRPYVLSGRSIHVVPGGLTRVALTEGSLVVNSSQGGGTKDTWIVEV
- a CDS encoding alpha-E domain-containing protein; translation: MLCRTANELYWMSRHIERAENTARLIDLTQRIALLPERFERGAAGVTVWGKALEAFGIEKEYARLYGAVNAQKVLRFMIFDALNPSSIYSCLQSARESARSQRGAITAEMYEDLNSSWLSIRALSWEQLVSDGLQVFLDRVKQRSASFRGITIGTMGRDEAYHFLSLGTFIERADCTVRLLDIKYSVPGAGDKHEVRNAVDYYQWSSMLHAISAFETYRRIYKDTVRPKRVAELLILREDMPRSLVVCTVAIHNILSSLVHGERAEVVRQAGALAAELRYGRIDAILEQGMQTYLDGYIERLYLLADEVNREFMTSTDRIAA